A window of the Zeugodacus cucurbitae isolate PBARC_wt_2022May chromosome 2, idZeuCucr1.2, whole genome shotgun sequence genome harbors these coding sequences:
- the LOC105219181 gene encoding uncharacterized protein LOC105219181: protein MMGNFKISSFTALLLIGLFATPTSAHFKKKFGGFGGGFGGGFGGGYSGAYASSSVVNNYQVAPVPVAVPVSVPQPIPVPITKVVPVPVPVPQPVWPSGGWDGGYGGYGGGGSFASASASASASSFGGGYGGGLGGLGGYGGHGGFGGHGFDGHGFGGHGFGGFGKHGFGGFGGFKRR, encoded by the exons ATGATGGGAAATTTC AAAATTTCAAGTTTTACGGCATTGTTGCTCATCGGTCTGTTTGCTACACCCACAAGTGCGCATTTCAAGAAGAAGTTCGGTGGCTTTGGCGGGGGATTCGGCGGTGGTTTCGGCGGTGGTTATAGTGGTGCTTATGCCTCCAGTAGCGTTGTAAACAACTATCAAGTGGCACCAGTGCCAGTCGCTGTACCAGTTTCGGTACCACAGCCCATTCCCGTGCCTATTACGAAGGTAGTGCCTGTGCCGGTGCCAGTACCGCAGCCCGTTTGGCCCAGCGGTGGTTGGGACGGCGGCTATGGTGGCTATGGTGGTGGTGGCAGCTTCGCCAGCGCATCTGCTTCTGCATCGGCATCTAGTTTCGGTGGCGGCTATGGTGGTGGTTTAGGTGGCCTTGGTGGTTACGGTGGACACGGCGGTTTCGGTGGACACGGTTTCGATGGACACGGTTTCGGTGGTCACGGTTTCGGTGGCTTCGGAAAACATGGCTTCGGAGGCTTTGGCGGATTTAAACGtcgttaa